In Megasphaera vaginalis (ex Bordigoni et al. 2020), the following proteins share a genomic window:
- a CDS encoding HK97 gp10 family phage protein translates to MADVKVDFSGFHQLRRKINEFSRTESRQMMTECANGLAAIYLGSAKVATPVGGNKEIEVSEKAYKASNATAFERYKEFKAAKAGGGYFKRAINHRKTGQTSHKLIGSSEHMRRSWTSSGVERKGRNYRVKVYNTASYASFVNVGHRQTPGRFVPILGKRLVNNWVEGLDITGKAEKATKKAQRHIINSVISKHMERLK, encoded by the coding sequence ATGGCTGACGTGAAAGTTGACTTTAGTGGGTTTCATCAGCTGCGTCGTAAAATTAACGAATTTTCACGAACGGAAAGCCGCCAAATGATGACTGAATGTGCGAACGGATTGGCAGCGATATATCTGGGTAGCGCAAAAGTCGCAACGCCAGTAGGCGGCAATAAAGAAATAGAAGTATCGGAAAAGGCGTATAAGGCGAGTAATGCGACTGCGTTCGAGAGATATAAAGAGTTCAAGGCAGCTAAAGCTGGCGGCGGATATTTTAAAAGGGCGATTAATCACCGTAAAACAGGGCAAACATCGCACAAACTAATAGGCTCGTCGGAACACATGCGGCGCTCATGGACGTCCAGTGGAGTGGAACGCAAGGGGAGAAACTACCGCGTTAAGGTGTACAATACCGCTTCGTACGCCTCGTTCGTAAATGTAGGGCATCGGCAAACGCCAGGGCGATTTGTTCCTATTTTAGGCAAACGGCTTGTGAATAACTGGGTTGAAGGCTTGGATATAACCGGAAAGGCTGAAAAAGCCACTAAAAAGGCGCAGAGGCACATTATTAACTCGGTCATATCCAAACACATGGAAAGGTTGAAATAA
- a CDS encoding phage tail terminator family protein, which yields MAYTGEIINGIATAVHKATGYPVYINFKKQKATFPCFYINHDDSEQEQKLDNRYYREGTYTVSFFMSELGETQDVRKLYEIAEILYWALEYISVEGGKLRGTEMSDKISDDVLKFKVHYDFFIKKVQNRTPMEHLDVSEGVSNGNDKETNNESESTDGTKATARSV from the coding sequence ATGGCATATACGGGAGAAATAATCAACGGAATAGCGACTGCGGTTCATAAGGCTACGGGATATCCCGTGTATATCAACTTTAAGAAGCAAAAAGCGACGTTCCCTTGTTTTTATATCAATCACGATGATAGCGAACAAGAACAAAAACTGGATAACAGATATTATCGAGAAGGAACGTATACCGTTTCTTTTTTTATGTCTGAATTGGGGGAAACACAGGATGTCAGGAAGCTTTATGAAATCGCAGAAATACTTTACTGGGCGTTGGAATATATTTCAGTCGAAGGCGGTAAACTGCGCGGAACAGAGATGAGCGATAAGATATCGGATGATGTTCTTAAATTTAAAGTTCATTACGATTTCTTTATTAAGAAAGTACAAAATCGCACACCAATGGAACACTTGGATGTATCGGAAGGAGTATCAAATGGAAACGACAAAGAAACAAACAATGAAAGTGAATCAACAGACGGAACAAAAGCGACAGCAAGAAGCGTTTGA
- a CDS encoding phage tail sheath subtilisin-like domain-containing protein yields MALGGGYWVKMNKKMPGSYINFVSKQKAQLDSVDRGYCTMALDLDWGETGKIVRVEQDEFQKRCQPIFGYDYGHDKMKGLRDLFLHAKTLYLYRLNSGATQASCTLGKAKYGGVRGNDLSISVQTDVDEEAKFTVITYLKTDGANYMVDKQTGLATPADLTDNDFIAFTKTGAFSVSASVPLTEGTNGTAVAVADYQKYVELIEPYYFNCLGYAGTDTKVQELLQSFAKRCREDTGAKFQVVIYGKEKCNYEGVISVKNKVEDSGAEPGSLVYWTTGAEAACEINASCTNMIYDGEYTVDTNFKQYELIQAVEGGMFVFHNVSDSASGDVTGDVRVLYDINTFTEFTKEKSRDFSQNQVIRVLDNLAYDIARLFNKTYLGKEGNDAIGHTALWNDVVKLLEEYQRIRAIKDFKDKDVQMPYEGVNKEDVVLDLEVNPVMAMTKLYATVTVA; encoded by the coding sequence ATGGCATTAGGCGGCGGATACTGGGTAAAAATGAACAAAAAAATGCCCGGTTCTTATATTAACTTCGTGAGTAAACAAAAAGCACAGCTTGATAGCGTTGACCGTGGATATTGTACTATGGCGCTTGATCTTGACTGGGGCGAAACTGGTAAAATCGTTCGAGTCGAACAGGACGAATTTCAAAAACGTTGTCAGCCTATTTTTGGCTATGATTACGGTCACGACAAGATGAAAGGGTTACGCGATCTTTTCTTGCATGCCAAAACGCTGTATTTGTATCGATTGAACAGCGGCGCAACACAGGCATCTTGTACACTGGGTAAGGCTAAATACGGGGGCGTTCGTGGCAATGATTTGTCGATTAGCGTTCAAACGGATGTCGATGAAGAGGCCAAGTTTACGGTAATCACCTATCTCAAGACAGATGGGGCAAATTACATGGTCGATAAGCAAACAGGTCTTGCTACACCTGCCGATTTAACGGATAACGATTTTATTGCATTTACTAAAACGGGGGCGTTTAGTGTATCGGCATCCGTCCCGCTGACAGAGGGAACAAACGGAACTGCGGTAGCGGTTGCGGATTATCAGAAGTACGTTGAATTAATCGAACCGTATTATTTCAACTGCTTAGGATATGCGGGAACGGATACAAAGGTTCAAGAACTGCTGCAATCATTCGCCAAACGCTGCCGAGAAGATACGGGAGCGAAATTCCAAGTCGTTATTTACGGTAAAGAAAAATGCAACTATGAAGGCGTTATCAGCGTTAAAAACAAAGTCGAAGATAGCGGCGCTGAACCTGGCAGCTTAGTATACTGGACTACCGGTGCAGAAGCAGCATGCGAAATTAATGCTTCCTGCACGAATATGATCTACGACGGTGAATACACCGTGGACACAAACTTCAAACAGTACGAACTGATTCAAGCTGTAGAAGGCGGCATGTTTGTGTTCCATAACGTATCGGATAGTGCTAGCGGCGATGTAACGGGTGACGTTCGCGTTTTGTATGACATCAACACGTTTACGGAATTCACTAAAGAAAAATCGCGTGATTTTTCGCAAAACCAAGTTATCCGCGTACTGGATAACCTTGCTTATGACATTGCGCGGCTGTTCAATAAAACTTATTTAGGCAAGGAAGGCAATGACGCTATTGGACACACGGCTTTGTGGAATGACGTTGTTAAGTTGCTCGAAGAATATCAACGTATTAGAGCAATTAAAGACTTCAAGGACAAAGATGTTCAAATGCCGTACGAAGGCGTCAATAAAGAAGATGTCGTATTGGATTTGGAAGTTAACCCGGTAATGGCAATGACGAAGCTGTATGCGACCGTAACCGTAGCGTAA